One window of Steroidobacteraceae bacterium genomic DNA carries:
- the thyA gene encoding thymidylate synthase: protein MKAYLEFMRHVRSTGAHKGDRTGTGTLSVFGYQMRFDLGRGFPLVTTKRVHLKSIVHELLWFLRGDTNVAYLREHGVSIWDEWADANGELGPVYGHQWRSWPAADGRQIDQISAVVAQLRSNPDSRRIIVSAWNVGELERMALMPCHAFFQFYVAGGRLSCQLYQRSADIFLGVPFNIASYALLTHMLAEQCDLEPGEFIWTGGDCHLYQNHLAQADLQLAREPLPAPHLRIRRRPPSIFEYRFDDFEFENYQYHPAIKAAVAV from the coding sequence ATGAAAGCCTACCTCGAGTTCATGCGCCATGTGCGAAGCACGGGCGCACACAAGGGCGATCGCACCGGCACTGGCACCTTGTCGGTTTTCGGCTATCAAATGCGCTTTGACCTCGGACGCGGATTTCCGCTGGTCACGACCAAGCGGGTGCACCTGAAATCGATCGTCCACGAACTGCTATGGTTCCTGCGCGGCGATACCAATGTCGCTTATCTTCGCGAACACGGTGTCAGTATCTGGGATGAGTGGGCCGACGCGAACGGCGAATTGGGCCCAGTCTACGGACACCAATGGCGCAGTTGGCCCGCCGCGGATGGGCGGCAGATCGATCAGATCAGTGCAGTCGTCGCGCAGTTGCGCAGCAATCCGGATTCGCGACGCATCATCGTCAGCGCCTGGAACGTCGGCGAGCTGGAGCGCATGGCGCTGATGCCCTGTCACGCTTTCTTTCAGTTCTATGTCGCCGGCGGGCGCCTGTCCTGCCAGCTGTATCAGCGCAGCGCCGATATCTTTCTCGGCGTGCCGTTCAACATTGCATCCTACGCGTTGCTTACGCACATGCTCGCCGAGCAATGCGATCTCGAGCCGGGCGAGTTCATCTGGACCGGTGGCGACTGTCACCTCTACCAGAACCATCTTGCCCAGGCCGACCTGCAATTGGCGCGCGAGCCGTTGCCGGCGCCGCACCTGCGTATCCGGCGGCGGCCACCCAGTATCTTCGAGTATCGTTTTGACGACTTCGAATTCGAGAATTATCAATACCATCCGGCAATCAAGGCCGCGGTGGCCGTTTAA
- the lgt gene encoding prolipoprotein diacylglyceryl transferase has translation MLTFPNVDPVAISLGPVKIRWYGIMYLIGFAAAWWLARRRARQRGSTWSAVDVDDLIFFAMLGVILGGRLGYVLFYGLGYWRDDWLYPLKIMDGGMSFHGGLIGVLIALALFARRRGRAIADVFDFTAPLPGIGLLAGRLGNFINGELWGKPGEVPWAFVVDGQARHPTQLYEALGEGVILFAILWWFTARRRPQLAPSGLFLVLYSLARMTVEFWRLPDAHIGYLAGGWLTMGQLLSLPMFLAGCALLVVAYRRSRPSGNFATAS, from the coding sequence ATGCTGACGTTTCCGAATGTCGATCCGGTCGCCATCTCGCTCGGGCCTGTCAAGATTCGCTGGTACGGCATCATGTACCTCATCGGATTTGCCGCGGCCTGGTGGCTTGCCCGCCGCCGCGCCCGGCAGCGGGGCTCCACCTGGAGCGCGGTCGATGTCGATGACCTCATATTCTTCGCCATGCTCGGGGTGATCCTGGGCGGCCGCCTCGGCTATGTGCTTTTCTACGGCCTCGGTTACTGGCGTGACGACTGGCTCTATCCGCTGAAGATCATGGACGGCGGCATGTCCTTTCACGGCGGCCTGATCGGTGTGCTGATCGCCCTCGCGCTGTTCGCGCGCCGGCGTGGGCGCGCGATCGCCGACGTTTTCGACTTCACGGCACCGCTCCCCGGGATCGGCCTGCTGGCCGGGCGCCTTGGCAATTTCATCAATGGCGAACTGTGGGGCAAGCCCGGCGAGGTCCCCTGGGCCTTTGTCGTGGACGGTCAGGCACGCCACCCGACCCAGCTCTACGAGGCGTTGGGCGAGGGTGTCATCTTGTTTGCCATCCTGTGGTGGTTCACCGCGAGGCGGCGACCCCAGCTCGCGCCGTCTGGTCTGTTCCTCGTTCTCTATAGCCTCGCGCGCATGACTGTCGAATTCTGGCGCCTGCCCGATGCGCATATCGGTTACCTCGCGGGCGGCTGGTTGACCATGGGGCAGCTATTGTCGCTGCCGATGTTCCTCGCCGGTTGTGCGCTGCTCGTTGTCGCCTACCGTCGCAGTCGACCCAGCGGCAATTTCGCGACCGCATCATGA
- a CDS encoding 3-hydroxyanthranilate 3,4-dioxygenase: MQDHDPVLVPLDLARWIDRNRALLKPPVGNRELFKQGEFIIMVVGGPNSRKDFHVDPGDEFFMQIEGQMTLRVVENGKMRDIALRAGELLLLPGGIAHSPQRPADTVGLVIERQRRKGELDGFQWYCERCNHLLHEEFLQLTDIETQLAPVFARFYADPALRRCRHCGHSMERPD; the protein is encoded by the coding sequence ATGCAGGATCATGATCCAGTACTCGTTCCGCTCGATCTGGCACGCTGGATCGACAGGAATCGCGCGCTCCTGAAGCCGCCGGTCGGCAATCGCGAGCTGTTCAAGCAGGGTGAATTCATCATCATGGTGGTCGGCGGGCCCAATAGCCGCAAGGACTTCCACGTCGACCCGGGCGATGAGTTCTTCATGCAGATCGAGGGGCAGATGACGCTGCGCGTGGTCGAGAACGGCAAAATGCGCGACATTGCGCTGCGAGCCGGCGAGTTGCTGCTGTTGCCGGGAGGCATTGCACACTCCCCACAGCGTCCCGCCGACACCGTCGGCCTGGTCATAGAGCGGCAGCGCCGCAAAGGCGAACTCGATGGGTTCCAATGGTATTGCGAGCGGTGCAATCACCTGCTGCACGAGGAATTTCTGCAGCTCACCGACATCGAGACCCAGCTCGCTCCGGTTTTCGCCCGCTTCTATGCCGACCCGGCGCTACGGCGCTGCAGGCATTGTGGCCACTCCATGGAGAGGCCAGACTGA
- a CDS encoding SET domain-containing protein-lysine N-methyltransferase produces MKQQQDSPWFRVRRSKVHGMGGFASKAIPKGVRVIEYLGDRVSHKEADDRYDDKDENDNHTFLFIVDSRIVIDAGHNGNDARFINHSCDPNCESVIENRRVFIESVRPIAKGEELTYDYQIGREKSDPPNVDEIYACRCGSPKCRGSMLWPPRRRKKAALAKAAPAKAAKRRRGTAKVKRRTRRAR; encoded by the coding sequence ATGAAACAGCAACAGGATTCACCCTGGTTCAGGGTCAGACGTTCGAAGGTTCACGGCATGGGCGGCTTCGCCAGCAAGGCGATCCCCAAGGGTGTTCGGGTCATCGAGTACCTGGGCGATCGCGTTTCCCACAAGGAAGCCGATGACCGTTACGACGACAAGGACGAGAACGACAATCATACCTTTCTGTTCATCGTCGATAGCAGGATCGTGATCGATGCCGGCCACAATGGCAACGATGCCAGGTTCATCAATCACTCCTGCGACCCCAATTGCGAGTCGGTCATCGAAAACCGCCGCGTATTCATCGAATCGGTCCGGCCGATCGCCAAGGGCGAGGAACTCACCTACGACTACCAGATCGGTCGCGAGAAAAGCGATCCGCCGAATGTCGATGAGATTTATGCCTGCCGCTGCGGCTCGCCCAAATGCCGCGGCTCCATGCTCTGGCCACCCAGGCGGCGCAAGAAGGCAGCGCTGGCGAAGGCTGCACCGGCGAAGGCTGCTAAGCGCCGCCGCGGCACGGCCAAGGTGAAACGCAGGACGCGACGCGCGCGCTGA
- a CDS encoding class I SAM-dependent rRNA methyltransferase: MNIPSPTGLLAELRLLPREERRLRAGHVWVFANEVDNRHSPLKSFAPGSQARLLSARGELLGFVYVNPHSLICARLVADPSEGPLGEELIALRLERALECRQQLYSDPWYRVVFGEADRLPGLILDRYGDVLVGQIATCGMEALRPALERAVDRVLKPAALLWKNDSSARDLEGLAHEQRWVGAAPAMLEVREGPLRFQLPFTGLQKTGWFYDQRDNRQRLRRHVVRGARVLDVFSYAGAWASTALAAGAGSALAVDSSAGALANAVACARDNGFELETLQSDAFDALEQLHARGERFDIVIIDPPALAKRRRDLARARAAYRKLNQLAMRCLHDQGLLVSASCSYHLAEADLLAEIAHAARQSGVFAQVLEVGGQSADHPFLPAVAETRYLKVFFCRIARLPNR, from the coding sequence ATGAATATTCCGAGCCCAACAGGCCTGCTTGCAGAACTTCGGCTCCTGCCTCGTGAGGAGCGGCGACTGCGAGCGGGCCACGTCTGGGTATTCGCCAACGAAGTGGACAACCGCCACAGCCCATTGAAATCCTTCGCACCTGGATCGCAGGCGCGCCTGCTGAGCGCCCGCGGTGAGCTGCTGGGTTTCGTCTATGTCAATCCACATAGCCTGATCTGCGCGCGCCTCGTCGCGGACCCTTCCGAAGGGCCGCTCGGCGAGGAGCTGATCGCCCTGCGTCTCGAGCGCGCGCTCGAGTGCCGCCAGCAGCTCTACAGCGATCCCTGGTATCGGGTGGTGTTCGGCGAGGCGGATCGACTGCCGGGCCTGATTCTTGATCGCTACGGCGATGTCCTGGTTGGCCAGATCGCAACTTGCGGCATGGAGGCGTTGCGCCCGGCGCTCGAGCGGGCAGTGGATCGCGTGCTGAAACCCGCCGCATTGCTGTGGAAGAACGACAGTTCGGCGCGTGATCTCGAAGGCCTTGCACACGAGCAGCGCTGGGTCGGCGCCGCGCCCGCCATGCTCGAGGTGCGCGAAGGCCCGTTGCGATTTCAGTTGCCGTTCACCGGGCTGCAAAAGACCGGCTGGTTCTACGATCAGCGCGACAATCGACAACGCCTGCGACGCCATGTCGTACGCGGTGCCCGTGTCCTCGATGTGTTCTCGTATGCCGGTGCCTGGGCGAGCACCGCTCTGGCCGCCGGGGCAGGTAGCGCACTGGCTGTCGACTCCTCCGCCGGCGCGCTTGCCAATGCCGTCGCCTGTGCGCGCGACAATGGCTTCGAGCTCGAAACCCTGCAGAGCGATGCTTTCGATGCGCTCGAGCAGCTGCACGCTCGCGGCGAGCGATTCGACATCGTGATCATCGATCCGCCGGCTCTGGCCAAGCGGCGTCGCGATCTGGCGCGTGCCCGGGCCGCTTATCGCAAGCTCAATCAACTGGCGATGCGGTGCCTGCACGATCAGGGCTTGTTGGTGTCGGCGTCCTGTTCATATCACCTCGCCGAGGCCGACCTGCTCGCCGAGATCGCCCATGCGGCACGCCAAAGCGGCGTATTCGCGCAGGTGCTGGAAGTGGGCGGTCAGTCGGCCGATCATCCCTTCCTGCCCGCCGTTGCGGAGACCCGCTACCTCAAGGTGTTTTTTTGCCGCATCGCGCGCCTGCCAAACCGCTAA
- the pdxA gene encoding 4-hydroxythreonine-4-phosphate dehydrogenase PdxA, producing the protein MTAGEPAGIGPDICLDVARRELDCELVCFASADVLEARARALGHGVRIERFDPKLRRRHQAGVLQVLDLPYPHPTRAGIIEPRNAPQLLATLQQAVVAVRDLAFDALVTAPVNKAALSTPARVFHGHTEFIAQLCGASQPVMLLVGGGLRVALATTHLPLREVASAICAATLERILAVLDDGLRRHFAIARPRLAVCGLNPHAGESGQLGDEETAVIAPAVHAAASRGIDVAGPFPADTIFVPDQRRDFDAILAMYHDQGLPVLKAGAFGAAVNVTLGLPIIRTSVDHGTALSLAATGRASSGSLLAAIETALDMARQTA; encoded by the coding sequence TTGACCGCCGGCGAACCAGCCGGCATCGGGCCCGATATCTGCCTCGACGTCGCCCGGCGCGAACTCGACTGCGAATTGGTCTGTTTCGCAAGCGCTGACGTCCTCGAGGCGCGTGCCCGGGCACTGGGCCATGGAGTCAGGATCGAGCGCTTTGATCCCAAACTGCGCCGACGTCACCAGGCCGGTGTGCTGCAGGTGCTGGATCTGCCCTACCCGCATCCGACCCGTGCCGGGATCATCGAGCCACGCAATGCACCGCAGCTGCTTGCGACTTTGCAGCAGGCCGTCGTTGCGGTGCGCGACCTTGCATTCGACGCGCTGGTCACCGCGCCGGTCAACAAGGCGGCTCTCTCGACGCCCGCGCGCGTCTTTCACGGTCATACGGAATTCATCGCCCAATTGTGCGGCGCCTCGCAACCGGTGATGCTGCTGGTCGGCGGCGGTCTGCGCGTCGCGCTTGCGACGACCCACCTGCCACTGCGCGAGGTGGCGTCTGCCATCTGCGCCGCGACGCTCGAACGCATCCTCGCTGTGCTGGACGATGGGCTCAGGCGCCACTTCGCAATTGCACGTCCGCGCCTGGCGGTCTGCGGCCTCAACCCGCATGCCGGGGAGAGCGGCCAACTCGGTGACGAAGAGACCGCGGTCATCGCTCCTGCCGTGCATGCCGCTGCTTCGCGCGGCATCGACGTCGCGGGACCCTTCCCGGCAGATACGATATTCGTGCCGGACCAGCGCAGGGACTTCGATGCAATTCTCGCGATGTACCATGACCAGGGCTTGCCGGTTCTCAAGGCCGGAGCATTTGGCGCCGCGGTCAACGTGACGCTCGGTTTGCCGATCATTCGCACGTCGGTCGATCACGGCACTGCGCTGTCGCTCGCGGCAACCGGCCGCGCATCGTCGGGAAGCCTGCTCGCGGCGATCGAGACTGCGCTCGACATGGCACGCCAGACGGCGTGA
- a CDS encoding NAD(P)/FAD-dependent oxidoreductase — translation MNRQIGHINVIGAGLSGPLLALLLARQGHSVRIFDRGADPRTQPLLGGRSINLALAARGLRALSAAGLTRSVQPLLVPMRGRMVHEGKAAPRLLPYGQRPHEVIYSVSRRELNLLLIAAADTEPTVEFRFAQRCLGARPQYNVLHFEDGISGRLYETDLAPSIAADGAGSAIRNSLVASGLIEASEELLEHDYKELNIPPECGAELARDALHVWPRGDFMLIALPNTDGSFTATLFLPRDGPVSFATLRSPADLDALFREQFPDAQPLLPDLAADYFRNPQGIMGTVRCSNWHVGGQLLLLGDAAHAMVPFHAQGMNAAFEDCHQLAEQFAGEASCSEVFARFTAERRSHTDAISRMAVENFLEMRATVREPLFLQRKQLALALERAHPERFVPRYSMVMFHPEIGYADARARGEVQQQILAQLIPVPLTDTAQIEALAHSAAAAELVSSRLPRIDVEHRQPDLV, via the coding sequence ATGAACCGGCAGATCGGCCACATCAACGTAATCGGCGCCGGTCTCAGCGGACCATTGCTTGCGTTGCTGTTGGCGCGACAGGGTCACAGCGTGCGCATCTTCGACCGCGGCGCCGATCCGCGGACGCAGCCCCTGCTGGGCGGACGCTCGATCAACCTGGCATTGGCCGCGCGCGGTTTGCGCGCCCTCAGCGCTGCCGGACTGACGCGCAGTGTGCAGCCGCTGCTGGTGCCCATGCGCGGACGGATGGTGCATGAGGGCAAGGCGGCGCCCCGCCTGCTGCCCTACGGGCAGCGTCCCCATGAAGTCATCTACTCGGTTTCGCGGCGCGAACTGAACCTGCTGTTGATCGCCGCCGCGGATACCGAGCCGACGGTTGAATTCCGCTTCGCACAACGTTGCCTCGGCGCCCGGCCGCAATACAATGTGCTGCACTTCGAGGACGGCATCAGCGGCCGCCTCTACGAAACCGACCTTGCGCCCTCGATCGCCGCGGACGGTGCCGGTTCGGCCATTCGCAACAGCCTGGTCGCAAGCGGGCTCATCGAAGCCAGCGAAGAGCTCCTGGAGCATGATTACAAGGAGCTCAATATTCCGCCCGAATGTGGCGCAGAACTTGCCCGCGATGCCTTGCACGTCTGGCCGCGGGGCGATTTCATGCTGATCGCGCTGCCGAATACCGACGGCAGCTTCACCGCGACGCTGTTCCTGCCGCGCGACGGACCGGTCAGTTTCGCAACTCTCAGGAGCCCTGCCGATCTCGACGCGCTGTTTCGCGAGCAATTCCCGGATGCCCAGCCACTGCTGCCTGATCTCGCGGCGGATTATTTCAGGAATCCTCAGGGCATCATGGGTACCGTGCGCTGCTCGAACTGGCATGTCGGCGGCCAACTGCTCCTGCTGGGCGATGCCGCGCACGCGATGGTGCCCTTTCACGCCCAGGGGATGAATGCCGCGTTCGAGGACTGTCACCAACTCGCGGAACAATTCGCAGGCGAGGCATCCTGCAGCGAAGTCTTTGCACGGTTCACGGCCGAGCGCCGTTCACATACCGATGCGATCTCGCGCATGGCGGTGGAGAACTTCCTCGAAATGCGCGCCACCGTGCGCGAGCCCCTGTTCCTGCAGCGCAAACAACTGGCGTTGGCACTGGAGCGCGCACATCCCGAGCGCTTCGTGCCGCGATATTCCATGGTCATGTTCCATCCCGAGATCGGCTATGCCGACGCCAGGGCACGTGGCGAGGTCCAGCAGCAGATACTGGCGCAATTGATTCCCGTCCCGCTCACCGACACAGCGCAGATCGAAGCGCTGGCGCACTCAGCCGCCGCGGCCGAACTCGTCAGCTCGCGATTGCCACGCATCGACGTGGAGCACCGTCAACCCGACCTCGTGTAG
- a CDS encoding symmetrical bis(5'-nucleosyl)-tetraphosphatase, whose protein sequence is MARYAIGDLQGCLGALRALLQKIRFKADRDQLLFVGDLVNRGRESLECLRFVHALGENAIVLLGNHDLHLLAVALAGERQRRRDTLSPVLEAPDRDALLQWLLQQRLAWRDRNKDLLCVHAGVAPQWSAAETDRLARECMQALRASPAAFLKSMYGDQPDLWRSELTGVRRRRFVINALTRIRYCTPDGRLRLREKMSPAAAPPGLVPWFRLPRRRTRNVTVVFGHWSTLGLYRNDGVVGLDSGCVWGGALSAVDLDELGSSWRVRCSASQLPGAD, encoded by the coding sequence ATGGCGCGCTATGCCATCGGCGATCTGCAGGGATGCCTCGGCGCGCTGCGCGCGCTACTTCAGAAAATCCGCTTCAAAGCCGATCGGGATCAATTGCTGTTTGTCGGGGATCTGGTCAATCGGGGTCGTGAATCGCTCGAGTGCCTGCGCTTTGTGCACGCGCTCGGCGAGAACGCCATCGTCCTGCTCGGCAACCATGACCTGCACCTGCTGGCCGTCGCGCTCGCCGGTGAGCGGCAACGGCGCCGCGACACCCTGAGCCCTGTCCTTGAGGCGCCCGACCGAGATGCGCTTTTGCAATGGCTGTTGCAACAGCGCCTGGCATGGCGTGACAGGAACAAGGACCTGTTGTGCGTGCATGCGGGCGTTGCGCCGCAGTGGAGTGCGGCCGAGACTGACAGACTCGCGCGGGAATGCATGCAAGCATTGCGGGCCTCGCCCGCCGCCTTCCTGAAGTCAATGTATGGCGATCAACCTGATCTGTGGCGAAGCGAACTGACCGGCGTGCGCCGGCGGCGATTCGTCATCAATGCCTTGACGCGCATTCGGTATTGCACGCCGGACGGCCGCTTGCGATTGCGCGAGAAAATGTCGCCGGCCGCGGCACCGCCGGGACTCGTGCCCTGGTTTCGGCTCCCGAGGCGCCGCACCCGTAACGTCACGGTGGTGTTCGGGCACTGGTCGACGCTCGGTCTGTATCGCAATGATGGCGTGGTTGGTCTCGACAGCGGTTGCGTATGGGGAGGTGCGTTGAGCGCAGTCGATCTCGATGAACTCGGCAGCAGCTGGCGCGTACGCTGCAGTGCCAGTCAGCTGCCGGGTGCAGACTGA
- the rsmA gene encoding 16S rRNA (adenine(1518)-N(6)/adenine(1519)-N(6))-dimethyltransferase RsmA — protein MHARKRFGQHFLHDRNVIGRIIAAIAPMPGQHFVEIGPGHGALTESLAQSCASIDAIEIDRDLAGLLCSRFEGAGHVHIHQGDALQFDLKSIPAAGRSRLRVVGNLPYNISTPLLFHLLGEREAIVDMHFMLQREVIERMTAPPGNRRYGRLTVMLAPYANIHRLFDIGPGAFTPAPKVWSSVVRIDVLEKPRFAVDQRYARLVTAAFAMRRKTLRNSLRELLDAAQISACGIDPGARAESLAPQQFATLAQCLQAS, from the coding sequence ATGCACGCGCGCAAGCGATTCGGTCAGCATTTTCTGCACGATCGCAATGTGATCGGCCGCATCATCGCCGCCATTGCGCCGATGCCTGGCCAGCACTTCGTGGAAATCGGTCCGGGGCACGGCGCGCTGACCGAAAGCCTGGCGCAGTCCTGCGCGAGCATTGATGCCATCGAAATTGATCGCGACCTGGCCGGGCTCCTGTGCAGCCGGTTCGAGGGAGCCGGACATGTGCATATCCACCAGGGCGACGCGCTGCAGTTCGATCTGAAAAGCATCCCGGCCGCAGGCAGGTCGCGGCTGCGGGTGGTCGGCAACCTGCCGTATAACATATCGACGCCGCTGCTGTTTCATCTGCTCGGCGAGCGCGAAGCCATCGTCGACATGCATTTCATGCTGCAGCGCGAAGTGATCGAACGAATGACGGCGCCACCGGGTAATCGCCGTTACGGCCGCCTGACCGTCATGCTTGCGCCCTATGCGAACATCCACCGGCTGTTCGACATAGGCCCGGGTGCTTTCACGCCAGCGCCGAAGGTCTGGTCGTCGGTCGTGCGGATCGATGTGCTGGAGAAGCCACGGTTCGCGGTCGACCAGCGTTATGCAAGGCTGGTCACTGCCGCATTTGCCATGCGTCGCAAGACCTTGCGCAACAGCCTGCGGGAACTCCTCGATGCAGCGCAGATTTCGGCCTGCGGGATCGATCCCGGGGCCCGGGCGGAATCGCTCGCGCCGCAACAGTTTGCTACCCTTGCGCAATGCCTGCAAGCGAGCTAG
- the kynU gene encoding kynureninase → MSFAPTIEFAQSCDDADQLRGFRAQFIMPRDPRGHEVTYLCGHSLGLAPRAALDIVSEELADWARLAVLGHHEATRPWIGYADELKDDLASLCGAAPSEVVAMNGLTVNLHLLLTSFLRPSGNRRKILIEHGAFPSDRHAVTSQMRLHGLEVQTDLVELQPRPGEDCLREDDIERTIDALGNELALVLWPGVQYRTGQSFDLARITAAAHRAGAVAGFDLAHAIGNLPLQLSDWRADFAVWCSYKYLNGGPGAVAGAYVNERHHARTDLRRCEGWWGHDAATRFRMGEKFQAARGADAWALSNPPVFSTAPLLASLQIFRAAGIGRLREKSAYLSDYLLFLTNNIAAGQLQVITPAASDQRGAQLSLRIPGRLGRGRQVFDWLLAQECICDWREPDIIRVAPCPLYNSYVDVFRFADRLSLALRTFA, encoded by the coding sequence ATGAGTTTCGCCCCGACAATCGAGTTCGCGCAGTCCTGTGACGACGCCGACCAGCTGCGCGGTTTTCGTGCGCAGTTCATCATGCCGCGCGACCCGCGCGGCCATGAGGTGACCTATCTGTGCGGCCACTCGTTGGGACTCGCACCGCGCGCCGCACTCGATATCGTCAGCGAGGAACTGGCCGATTGGGCGCGGCTTGCGGTGCTAGGCCACCACGAGGCGACGCGGCCCTGGATCGGCTATGCCGACGAGCTGAAGGACGATCTCGCGAGCCTCTGTGGCGCAGCGCCGAGCGAGGTCGTCGCCATGAACGGCCTGACTGTCAATCTGCATCTGTTGCTGACGAGCTTCCTGCGTCCAAGCGGCAACCGGCGCAAAATCCTGATCGAGCACGGGGCCTTCCCCTCCGATCGTCATGCGGTCACCTCGCAGATGCGCCTGCACGGGCTCGAGGTACAAACGGATCTCGTCGAACTGCAGCCCCGTCCGGGAGAGGATTGCCTGCGCGAGGACGACATCGAGCGCACCATCGACGCCCTCGGCAATGAACTCGCGCTGGTGCTGTGGCCCGGTGTGCAATACCGGACCGGACAATCGTTCGACCTCGCTCGAATCACTGCGGCTGCGCATCGCGCCGGCGCGGTCGCCGGCTTCGACCTCGCGCACGCGATCGGCAATCTGCCGCTGCAATTGAGCGATTGGCGCGCCGACTTCGCCGTCTGGTGCAGCTACAAATATCTCAATGGCGGCCCGGGCGCCGTCGCCGGCGCCTACGTCAACGAGCGACACCATGCGCGCACCGACCTCAGGCGCTGCGAGGGTTGGTGGGGGCACGACGCGGCCACGCGGTTTCGCATGGGTGAGAAATTCCAGGCGGCGCGTGGCGCGGACGCCTGGGCACTCAGCAACCCGCCGGTTTTCTCGACAGCGCCACTGCTCGCCTCTTTGCAGATCTTCCGCGCCGCGGGCATTGGGCGATTGCGCGAAAAATCGGCCTACCTGTCCGACTATCTCTTGTTCCTGACGAACAACATCGCTGCTGGCCAATTGCAGGTGATAACACCTGCCGCGAGCGATCAGCGCGGTGCGCAGCTGTCACTACGCATACCGGGGCGCCTCGGGCGGGGCCGTCAGGTCTTCGACTGGTTGCTGGCACAGGAGTGCATCTGCGACTGGCGCGAACCGGACATCATCCGCGTCGCGCCGTGCCCGCTCTACAACTCCTATGTCGACGTCTTTCGCTTCGCCGATCGGCTGTCGCTCGCCCTGCGCACGTTTGCATGA
- a CDS encoding dihydrofolate reductase: MSTELRSSSHLQAPVVIVVAMATNGVIGRDGRLPWHLPADLAHFKRQTLGGVIAMGRRTYESIGRPLPGRRSLVLTRDASWHADGVERVADLDDARCVPAPGQPLFVIGGAQLYEAALPVATRLCITRVRANIEGDCFFPPLDFGAWREDERSEHAADERNAYAMSFVNYTRSG, translated from the coding sequence ATGTCAACGGAACTGAGAAGCAGCTCACATTTGCAGGCGCCGGTCGTGATCGTCGTCGCCATGGCGACCAATGGTGTCATTGGTCGCGACGGCAGGCTGCCCTGGCATCTACCCGCCGACCTCGCGCATTTCAAGCGACAGACCCTGGGAGGGGTCATCGCAATGGGTCGCCGGACCTACGAATCGATCGGCCGACCCTTGCCCGGGCGACGCAGCCTTGTGCTGACGCGTGATGCGTCATGGCATGCGGATGGCGTCGAACGCGTTGCCGACCTTGACGATGCGCGATGCGTGCCGGCTCCCGGGCAGCCATTGTTCGTCATCGGCGGTGCACAGCTGTACGAAGCAGCATTGCCGGTGGCCACGCGCCTTTGCATCACCCGGGTGCGGGCGAACATCGAGGGTGATTGTTTTTTTCCGCCGCTCGACTTCGGCGCCTGGCGCGAGGACGAACGCAGCGAGCACGCGGCGGATGAGCGCAATGCCTACGCGATGTCCTTCGTCAACTACACGAGGTCGGGTTGA
- the apaG gene encoding Co2+/Mg2+ efflux protein ApaG, with protein MTTTHRIGIEVATEYLAEQSSPGDHRYVFAYTITIRNEGERAAKLLTRHWVITDANGKVQEVRGDGVVGEQPHLQPGQGFRYSSGAVIETPVGAMQGSYQMQSDDGARFDAPIPPFRLAIPGVLH; from the coding sequence GTGACAACCACGCACCGCATCGGCATCGAAGTCGCGACCGAGTATCTCGCCGAGCAGTCGAGTCCCGGCGACCATCGCTACGTATTCGCCTACACGATCACCATACGCAACGAAGGGGAGCGGGCCGCCAAGTTGCTCACCCGCCATTGGGTCATCACCGACGCGAACGGCAAAGTCCAGGAAGTGCGCGGCGACGGCGTCGTGGGCGAACAGCCGCATCTGCAACCCGGCCAGGGCTTTCGCTACTCGAGCGGCGCGGTCATCGAAACCCCGGTCGGCGCCATGCAGGGCTCCTATCAGATGCAAAGCGATGACGGCGCGAGATTCGATGCGCCGATCCCGCCCTTCCGCCTGGCGATTCCCGGCGTGCTGCACTGA
- a CDS encoding universal stress protein, with protein MSPYRHLLLAVDLSQHSRQVALRAQQLATSFGARLDIIHVVEFVPVEPMGETLMPAVQIEEELLERAQQRLDQLVTDLNLQVEELHVEAGNVKAEILRVAQERKVDLIVLGSRERHGLSIMINLTEDTVLHQSPCDVLAVRVGNSKAQS; from the coding sequence GTGAGCCCATATCGTCACCTGCTCCTCGCCGTCGACCTGTCGCAGCACAGCCGCCAGGTCGCCCTGCGCGCCCAGCAGCTGGCGACCAGTTTTGGCGCGCGCCTCGACATCATCCACGTGGTCGAATTCGTGCCGGTCGAACCCATGGGCGAGACACTCATGCCCGCTGTCCAGATCGAAGAGGAGCTGCTCGAGCGCGCCCAGCAGCGGCTGGACCAGCTTGTAACCGATCTCAATCTGCAGGTCGAGGAACTGCACGTCGAAGCCGGCAATGTCAAGGCGGAGATATTGCGGGTCGCGCAGGAACGTAAAGTCGATCTGATCGTACTCGGCAGCCGTGAGCGCCACGGGTTGTCGATCATGATCAACCTCACGGAAGATACCGTGCTGCACCAGTCACCCTGCGACGTGCTGGCAGTGCGAGTCGGCAATTCGAAAGCACAATCATGA